One Chloroflexota bacterium DNA segment encodes these proteins:
- a CDS encoding ATP-dependent 6-phosphofructokinase, giving the protein MSLRNVGILTAGGDSPGLNVAIRGVGKTAIQQFGMRVVGFRDGFRGLMENRFIELNNDNLSGILTLGGTMLGASRDKPHRMPVAGRKANMTDIMVENFEKHRLDALVCLGGGGTQASAYRLLRKGLRIVTLPKTIDNDVAGTDVSIGFNTALTIATEAIDRLHSTAHSHHRIIVVETMGHNTGWLALGAGLAAGADVILIPEIPYDIEKIAEAIRRRSLGGRGFSIVAVSEGARPLGSSSGKERGNGNAAGGRRNGHGDSLGAHSQQVARQLEELTGLESRLTILGHVQRGGTPSPFDRVLATHLGTACARYVADGVTGSMIGVHGEEVAPVDLADVAGERKTVPLDHHWVSAARDTGVELGD; this is encoded by the coding sequence CTGTCGCTGAGAAACGTCGGGATCCTCACGGCGGGCGGCGACAGCCCGGGACTGAACGTGGCCATTCGCGGTGTCGGCAAGACCGCGATTCAACAGTTCGGCATGCGCGTTGTCGGTTTTCGCGATGGATTCCGCGGGCTCATGGAAAACCGGTTCATCGAGCTCAACAACGACAACCTCTCCGGAATCTTGACGCTTGGCGGAACGATGCTCGGGGCAAGCCGCGACAAGCCGCATCGCATGCCCGTAGCCGGGCGCAAGGCGAATATGACCGACATCATGGTCGAGAATTTCGAGAAACATCGCTTGGACGCGCTCGTCTGCCTGGGTGGCGGGGGCACGCAAGCCAGCGCCTACCGGTTGCTTCGCAAGGGTCTGCGGATCGTCACCCTGCCGAAGACCATCGACAATGACGTTGCCGGAACGGATGTGAGCATCGGGTTCAACACGGCGCTGACGATTGCCACCGAGGCCATTGACCGCCTGCACAGCACGGCGCATAGCCATCATCGAATCATCGTCGTGGAGACGATGGGTCACAACACCGGCTGGCTCGCCCTTGGCGCGGGCCTCGCCGCCGGCGCGGACGTGATCCTCATCCCCGAGATTCCCTACGACATCGAGAAGATCGCGGAAGCGATCCGCCGCCGCAGCCTGGGCGGTCGCGGATTCAGCATCGTCGCGGTTTCGGAAGGGGCGCGGCCGCTTGGAAGCTCTTCGGGCAAGGAACGCGGCAACGGCAACGCTGCCGGCGGACGACGCAATGGGCACGGCGACTCACTTGGCGCGCACTCGCAGCAGGTTGCCCGCCAGCTCGAAGAGTTGACCGGGCTGGAATCGCGATTGACGATCTTGGGTCACGTGCAGCGCGGCGGAACGCCATCGCCCTTCGACCGGGTATTGGCCACTCACCTCGGCACCGCCTGCGCGCGATATGTGGCCGATGGCGTCACCGGCAGCATGATCGGCGTGCACGGCGAAGAGGTGGCGCCGGTCGACCTCGCCGACGTTGCCGGCGAACGCAAAACCGTGCCGCTGGATCATCACTGGGTTTCCGCCGCGCGCGACACCGGGGTCGAGCTGGGGGACTAG
- a CDS encoding thymidylate kinase, with amino-acid sequence MRNRQARVLRFYGEPPTGWHDREVLGRIIVFEGPDGAGRSTHIRLIKEWLEDMGVPAVDTGLTRSDLAGRGIDRAKTGHRLDAVTLNLFYATDFCDRLERVILPSARAGMVVLADRYFYSLIARAGVRGMPREWMDGLYSFAPIPDKVIYLDVDVDQLLPRALHAGNIDYWESGQDFLKGTDPHSTYIAYQTDMIRQLRELAGIHSFDVVDARGPITQTFESIRGRIEEVIADIA; translated from the coding sequence ATGAGAAACCGGCAGGCGCGCGTGTTGCGCTTCTATGGGGAGCCGCCTACCGGATGGCACGACCGCGAGGTGCTGGGTCGCATCATCGTTTTCGAAGGCCCCGACGGCGCCGGACGTTCGACCCATATCCGGCTGATCAAGGAGTGGCTGGAGGACATGGGAGTTCCAGCCGTGGATACCGGACTCACCCGCTCCGACCTGGCCGGGCGCGGCATTGACCGGGCCAAGACGGGGCACCGGTTGGACGCCGTGACGCTCAACCTGTTTTACGCCACCGACTTCTGCGACCGCCTGGAGCGGGTGATCCTGCCGTCGGCCCGCGCCGGAATGGTGGTGCTCGCCGACCGCTACTTCTACTCGCTCATCGCGCGGGCGGGTGTGCGAGGCATGCCGCGTGAGTGGATGGACGGGCTCTATTCGTTCGCCCCGATCCCTGACAAAGTGATTTATCTCGATGTCGATGTGGATCAGCTCCTGCCGCGCGCCCTGCACGCCGGAAACATCGACTACTGGGAATCGGGGCAAGACTTTCTGAAGGGAACCGATCCGCATTCGACCTATATCGCCTACCAGACGGACATGATCCGGCAACTTCGCGAGCTGGCCGGTATCCATAGCTTCGACGTGGTGGACGCGCGCGGACCAATTACGCAGACCTTCGAGTCCATCCGCGGGCGCATCGAGGAAGTGATCGCGGACATCGCCTGA
- a CDS encoding thymidylate kinase: MRLAGLAGLLRAWVARSRRGTGRAASAEGADGPSDGGSPAPSSRRAPVMSDDDGMQPGPFPGRLFVVEGIDGSGKSTQLDLLHKWLTSRGVLVVSSEWNSSPIVRGTTRRGKRRRLFSPMTFSLIHCADLANRVHEQIIPALQAGATVLADRYIYTAFARDAARGVNPVWLRHLYAFAPKPTMAFYFDVPLPEAIRRIEDGRARLKYYEAGMDLGLSSDLNRSFQAFQGMIQTEYERMLDEFGLISIDATAPPTEQQHKVRELVEPHVGGALKIQDGGLADALTTSGLTGRYLDTLGARR; the protein is encoded by the coding sequence GTGAGACTCGCCGGACTCGCTGGCCTCTTGCGGGCATGGGTGGCGCGAAGTCGCCGAGGCACGGGGCGTGCAGCCAGCGCCGAAGGAGCCGACGGCCCGTCGGACGGTGGCTCACCCGCGCCGTCGAGCCGCCGCGCGCCGGTGATGTCGGACGACGACGGCATGCAGCCCGGACCGTTTCCGGGGCGCTTGTTCGTTGTGGAAGGGATCGACGGCTCCGGCAAGAGCACGCAGCTCGACCTGCTCCACAAGTGGCTGACCAGCCGCGGCGTGCTGGTGGTGTCCAGCGAGTGGAATTCGTCGCCGATCGTCCGCGGTACCACGCGCCGAGGAAAACGGCGTCGCTTGTTTTCCCCCATGACGTTCAGTCTCATCCACTGCGCGGACCTGGCAAACCGGGTCCACGAGCAGATCATCCCGGCGCTCCAGGCCGGGGCCACGGTGCTTGCCGACCGCTATATCTATACGGCGTTCGCGCGTGACGCCGCCCGCGGTGTCAACCCCGTTTGGCTGCGCCACCTCTACGCCTTCGCCCCGAAGCCGACCATGGCGTTCTACTTCGACGTTCCATTGCCGGAGGCAATTCGACGAATCGAGGACGGTCGTGCGCGGCTGAAGTACTACGAAGCCGGCATGGACCTCGGCCTGAGCAGCGATCTCAACCGGTCGTTCCAGGCGTTTCAAGGCATGATCCAAACCGAATACGAGCGGATGCTTGATGAGTTTGGGCTGATCTCCATCGATGCGACCGCCCCGCCCACCGAGCAGCAGCACAAAGTCCGCGAGCTTGTTGAGCCCCACGTCGGCGGGGCGCTCAAGATTCAAGACGGCGGCCTGGCGGACGCCCTCACGACATCGGGACTCACGGGGCGTTACCTGGACACGCTCGGCGCCCGACGATGA
- a CDS encoding CYTH and CHAD domain-containing protein has protein sequence MTPNRVTREREHKLGIDPLVDLNLDQALAVYVTRPHEPRQLVTTYHDTADLRLLRWGCTLRYRVGEGWLVKLPVLDDGTALARDEVRVDGAADAPPPHALTIVRPFTRARPIIPLVRLETTRRSTDVADPQGRQLAEISEDAVTAYAGGALAKQFREVEVELRPDVSEAVVRDVVTRLQTAGATVPIRVPKLRRAIEADAAASPEVTVSRLGVHATAADVIRAAFAEVTRRLVLALPGVVLDEDPEAVHQARVATRRLRSNMRTFGPLLDEAWRRALGDELRWLAGLMQPIRDADVMLETLEAAARTLDPSRTTPEPVLARLLVERQGAREELLAMLQSERTDQLLDRVIAASASPQVRDDVRDMAPRELRSLARRAEERLGRAASKVDAATSPDELHRMRIAAKRARYAAEAVERFGGKPVKRLARRLAALQDVLGDYNDAVVAAEWLRARPMADPAAAFEAGELAGTLDAMTRVHAGGVPRALRRAGLI, from the coding sequence GTGACTCCCAACCGCGTGACGCGCGAGCGTGAGCACAAGCTCGGCATCGACCCGCTCGTCGACCTGAACCTTGACCAAGCGCTGGCCGTATACGTGACGCGCCCGCACGAACCTCGGCAGCTGGTCACGACCTACCACGACACCGCCGATCTGCGACTCCTCCGCTGGGGCTGCACGTTGCGATATCGCGTCGGCGAGGGGTGGCTGGTCAAGCTCCCGGTGCTCGACGACGGCACCGCCCTCGCGCGTGACGAGGTTCGGGTGGACGGCGCGGCCGACGCCCCGCCGCCCCACGCGCTTACGATCGTGCGGCCATTCACTCGCGCGCGTCCGATCATCCCGCTGGTTCGCCTGGAAACGACGCGCCGGTCCACCGATGTGGCCGACCCGCAGGGGCGTCAACTTGCCGAGATCTCCGAGGACGCCGTGACGGCCTATGCCGGCGGCGCGCTGGCCAAGCAGTTTCGGGAAGTTGAAGTTGAGCTGCGTCCAGACGTTTCCGAAGCAGTCGTTCGGGACGTCGTGACACGGCTACAGACGGCCGGCGCCACCGTTCCGATTCGCGTGCCCAAGCTGCGGCGGGCGATCGAGGCCGACGCCGCCGCTTCGCCGGAAGTGACTGTTTCCCGGCTGGGCGTCCACGCCACGGCGGCCGATGTGATTCGGGCCGCGTTCGCCGAGGTCACGAGGCGACTGGTGCTCGCGCTGCCGGGGGTGGTGCTCGACGAAGACCCCGAAGCCGTGCACCAGGCCCGCGTCGCCACCCGTCGCCTGCGCTCCAACATGCGCACGTTTGGACCGCTCTTGGACGAGGCGTGGCGGCGCGCGCTGGGCGACGAGTTGCGCTGGCTGGCCGGGCTCATGCAGCCGATTCGCGACGCCGACGTGATGCTCGAGACGCTCGAGGCGGCGGCTCGCACGCTGGACCCGTCGCGCACGACTCCCGAGCCGGTGCTCGCGCGACTGCTCGTCGAGCGGCAGGGGGCGCGGGAAGAGCTCCTCGCCATGCTCCAAAGCGAGCGTACCGACCAGTTGCTCGATCGCGTGATCGCCGCGTCAGCCTCTCCCCAGGTACGTGACGATGTGCGAGATATGGCGCCGCGCGAACTTCGGTCCCTCGCGCGACGGGCTGAGGAACGCCTGGGCCGCGCGGCGTCAAAGGTTGACGCCGCCACCAGCCCCGACGAGCTGCATCGCATGCGCATCGCGGCCAAGCGCGCGCGCTATGCCGCCGAGGCGGTGGAACGCTTTGGGGGCAAACCGGTGAAGCGCCTGGCGCGCCGTCTCGCCGCGCTCCAGGATGTCCTGGGTGACTACAACGACGCGGTGGTCGCGGCTGAGTGGCTGCGAGCCCGACCCATGGCCGACCCCGCGGCTGCGTTCGAGGCTGGGGAACTGGCGGGCACGCTCGACGCCATGACCCGCGTCCACGCCGGCGGCGTGCCAAGAGCGCTGCGACGAGCGGGTCTGATCTAA
- a CDS encoding sulfatase-like hydrolase/transferase, producing the protein MNRPNILLIVTDQQRGDCLGLAGHPVLRTPNMDYIGGAGTHFTRGYSEVPSCIPARHVLMSGQSADVSGMVGFYYRSEDSTWQPEATLPGELRRAGYETRLIGKLHLQPRRRRWGFDAMELADGIGGEDNDYADWLRERVPEDQLQAAHGVGSNSWVGRPSHLPEHLSYSAWVVTRALEYLEKRDPSTPFFLNLSFFPPHPPLAPSRVFYERYAALDLPQPVIGDWVDPLPPGASLGLDPLGGSQRLHLDPLTMHYCRAAYYGLINEIDAQLGRLFNAIRGSLLTNTFVMFVSDHGEMLGDHHLFAKTEPFEASARIPFMAMAPQPGRGKVNAEFPSGISCDAPIGLQDVMPTLLDAAGVPIPASVTGRSLLPFMRGERPEWRDALHGEHSTWRTTDSGTHWLVTATHKYIWYSQTAEELLFDLAADPNELHDLSGEHDLEPWRRRMIEALADRPEGFTDGQRLIAGQPHRAFVPGKGPVVEWPDVGR; encoded by the coding sequence GTGAACCGTCCCAACATCCTGCTCATCGTCACCGACCAGCAGCGCGGCGACTGCCTGGGACTGGCGGGTCACCCGGTGCTGCGGACGCCCAACATGGACTACATCGGCGGCGCCGGCACGCACTTCACCCGCGGCTACAGCGAAGTGCCGTCGTGCATCCCGGCGCGCCACGTGCTGATGTCGGGGCAGTCCGCGGACGTGAGCGGGATGGTGGGGTTCTACTACCGATCCGAAGATTCGACGTGGCAGCCCGAAGCGACGTTGCCCGGCGAGCTGCGCCGGGCGGGATATGAGACGCGCCTGATCGGCAAGCTGCACTTGCAACCGCGGCGGCGGCGTTGGGGGTTCGACGCCATGGAGCTGGCCGACGGCATCGGCGGGGAAGACAACGACTACGCGGACTGGCTGCGCGAGCGGGTGCCGGAGGATCAACTGCAAGCCGCTCACGGCGTCGGCTCGAACAGCTGGGTTGGCCGGCCGTCGCACCTGCCGGAGCACCTGAGCTACTCGGCCTGGGTGGTCACGCGGGCGTTGGAGTACCTGGAGAAGCGCGATCCGTCGACGCCGTTCTTCCTCAACCTTTCGTTCTTTCCGCCGCACCCGCCGCTTGCGCCGTCACGCGTCTTCTATGAGCGATACGCCGCGCTCGATCTCCCGCAGCCGGTCATCGGGGATTGGGTCGATCCCCTGCCGCCCGGCGCGTCGCTCGGGCTGGACCCCCTCGGCGGCTCGCAGCGCCTGCATCTCGATCCACTGACCATGCACTACTGCCGGGCGGCGTACTACGGCCTGATCAACGAGATCGACGCCCAGCTCGGCCGGCTGTTCAACGCCATTCGCGGTTCGTTGCTGACCAACACGTTCGTCATGTTCGTGTCGGATCACGGCGAGATGCTTGGCGATCACCACCTGTTCGCAAAGACCGAGCCGTTCGAGGCGTCCGCCAGGATCCCCTTCATGGCGATGGCGCCCCAGCCGGGCCGGGGCAAGGTGAATGCCGAGTTTCCCTCGGGAATCTCCTGCGACGCTCCGATCGGCCTGCAAGATGTGATGCCCACCCTGCTCGACGCGGCGGGCGTGCCGATTCCAGCGAGCGTGACCGGGCGGAGCCTGCTGCCGTTCATGCGCGGCGAGCGGCCCGAGTGGCGCGACGCCTTGCACGGCGAGCACAGCACCTGGCGCACAACCGACAGCGGCACCCACTGGCTGGTGACGGCCACGCACAAGTACATCTGGTACAGCCAGACCGCAGAGGAGCTGCTATTCGATCTCGCGGCCGATCCGAATGAGCTGCACGACCTATCCGGCGAGCACGACTTGGAACCGTGGCGTCGGCGAATGATCGAGGCGCTCGCCGACCGGCCGGAGGGGTTCACCGACGGACAGCGCCTGATTGCCGGCCAGCCGCATCGCGCCTTCGTGCCGGGCAAGGGACCGGTCGTCGAGTGGCCGGACGTGGGCCGCTAG
- a CDS encoding GNAT family N-acetyltransferase produces MTGSPVVDGPRACAADEFDGVVALLNRVFREGSDQNTQTDYPLIFDRARREYMRVVSVDGAVVAHVPVAPRGVVIDGDAFTLAIIGGTVTHPDHRHRGYATACLRDGVRIMVERGWPVSALWTIEPTFPFYRNSGWEAVGSQGWMYTLAADDVARLRPSHHRITVYEPGNHEHLRAIREIHDREPLRIARSPDEYAVLFSLPKMHTLLAFEGDDVAAYLTVGQGTNKPGLVEGGGDLRALEALVRHARAEWPADQDLQVVLPLTPCALGDVVEAIKPGRQRPAEEASGIGFQMMRVNDFGLLMHQVRNHLGRRSTGLRGEVCVVCQDTGEAVSLHVRDGEVEVTDERLPDAVTLRRRQLTQLVFGGHASAPPLGLHGSGAHLLDALFPIYAPIWEIDHS; encoded by the coding sequence ATGACCGGCAGTCCAGTGGTGGACGGACCGCGGGCGTGCGCCGCCGACGAGTTCGACGGCGTGGTCGCACTGCTCAATCGCGTGTTTCGCGAAGGCTCCGACCAGAACACGCAGACCGACTATCCGTTGATCTTCGATCGCGCGCGGCGCGAGTACATGCGAGTGGTGAGCGTCGATGGCGCCGTGGTGGCGCACGTGCCGGTGGCGCCGCGGGGCGTGGTGATCGACGGGGATGCCTTCACGCTGGCCATCATCGGTGGCACGGTGACCCACCCCGACCATCGGCATCGCGGCTACGCGACCGCCTGCCTGCGGGACGGGGTGCGCATCATGGTCGAGCGCGGCTGGCCGGTATCGGCGCTGTGGACGATCGAGCCGACCTTCCCGTTCTATCGCAATTCGGGCTGGGAGGCCGTGGGGTCGCAGGGCTGGATGTACACGCTGGCGGCGGATGACGTCGCGCGGCTACGGCCCAGCCACCACCGGATCACCGTCTACGAGCCCGGCAACCACGAGCACCTGCGCGCCATCCGCGAGATTCACGACCGCGAGCCGTTGCGCATCGCCCGGTCCCCGGACGAGTACGCCGTGCTTTTTAGCCTGCCCAAGATGCACACGCTCCTCGCATTCGAGGGCGACGACGTGGCTGCCTACCTCACGGTTGGACAGGGAACGAACAAACCGGGCCTGGTCGAGGGTGGGGGCGACCTCCGGGCGCTGGAGGCGCTGGTGCGCCACGCCCGCGCCGAGTGGCCCGCCGACCAAGACCTGCAAGTCGTATTGCCATTGACGCCTTGCGCCCTGGGCGACGTGGTCGAAGCCATCAAGCCGGGGCGGCAGCGGCCGGCGGAGGAGGCCAGCGGCATCGGGTTTCAGATGATGCGCGTCAACGACTTCGGTCTGCTGATGCACCAGGTTCGGAACCACCTGGGGCGCCGGTCGACGGGCCTCCGCGGCGAAGTGTGCGTGGTGTGCCAAGACACCGGCGAGGCCGTGTCGCTGCACGTGCGCGACGGCGAGGTCGAAGTTACGGACGAGCGCTTGCCCGATGCGGTGACGCTCCGCCGCCGCCAGCTGACGCAACTGGTCTTCGGAGGACATGCGTCGGCACCGCCGCTCGGGCTGCACGGCAGCGGCGCGCATCTCCTTGACGCGCTGTTCCCGATCTACGCGCCAATCTGGGAAATTGACCACTCATAG
- a CDS encoding family 10 glycosylhydrolase, with protein sequence MPGSASVDRHTDRWLAGSPVYLADLDRCLPADAMNPAPALRRWRALPFTAEACAGTMLLAGPETAAPDVTYPLDVAGWHAISIGVYAETHGESRALRARLTGEPSFTYLATHPDEGTFQAEHLLERFWKIADLTDRQIELGQISPRVGSGDEAGSFVCTPANIAYIKLVPLSPAEVEAHLADEARTDRRRVFAHNDAHGYIWNGGPLTVEEIQREVAPFADSDVARIYWEGAVGDLTFYPSAIGHMPTADGVEDFIRVGDHTHARAWRHFRDEGIDPLRIAAETAQSIGIELHASYRVAGFHFAAPIYDSWNAGGFYLDHPELRCVTRDGNAAPRLSYAYPETRELVISLLREMASYPVDGVALLFNRRPPLLEYEQPLVEGFQAQFGVDPRTLDERDERWLRYRAEFLTTFMRELRTGLDATDKELGRKRPTQISAVVLSSEAENLYRAIDLRTWVAEGLVDTVIPYSSAPNLDSGAEAWGDPESIEFFINLVSGTDCVLAPNLMPRYVPPAELRRGARQLYDAGVTHFFAWDAVVLGGRVMFNDYWDALRRLGHRDEIAAWSDAGEPSLGSTTMRLLTLGDWDMSYATPG encoded by the coding sequence ATGCCGGGTAGCGCGAGCGTGGATCGCCACACCGACCGCTGGCTTGCCGGTTCGCCGGTGTATCTGGCGGACCTCGACCGCTGCCTGCCCGCCGACGCCATGAACCCCGCGCCTGCCTTGCGGCGCTGGCGCGCGCTGCCATTCACGGCGGAGGCCTGCGCCGGGACGATGCTGCTGGCCGGTCCCGAAACCGCGGCGCCCGACGTCACCTATCCCCTCGATGTCGCGGGCTGGCACGCGATTTCGATCGGCGTCTACGCCGAAACGCACGGGGAGAGCCGCGCGCTGCGCGCCCGGCTCACGGGCGAGCCGTCGTTCACGTACCTGGCGACGCATCCCGACGAGGGCACGTTTCAGGCCGAGCACCTGCTGGAGCGCTTCTGGAAGATTGCGGACCTCACGGATCGGCAGATCGAGTTGGGACAGATCAGCCCCCGCGTGGGGTCCGGTGACGAGGCCGGCTCGTTCGTCTGCACGCCCGCGAACATCGCCTATATCAAGCTGGTTCCGCTGTCACCGGCCGAGGTGGAAGCGCACTTGGCCGACGAGGCCCGCACCGACCGGCGGCGCGTGTTCGCGCACAACGACGCCCACGGCTATATCTGGAATGGCGGGCCGCTCACGGTCGAAGAGATCCAGCGCGAGGTCGCGCCGTTCGCCGACTCGGATGTGGCGCGGATCTACTGGGAGGGCGCCGTCGGCGATCTGACGTTCTATCCGTCGGCCATCGGCCACATGCCGACGGCCGACGGCGTGGAGGACTTCATTCGCGTCGGGGATCACACGCACGCGCGCGCCTGGCGGCACTTTCGCGATGAGGGCATCGATCCGCTGCGCATCGCCGCCGAGACCGCGCAGTCCATCGGGATCGAGCTGCACGCCTCGTACCGCGTCGCCGGCTTTCACTTTGCGGCGCCGATCTACGACTCGTGGAACGCCGGAGGGTTCTACCTGGACCACCCCGAGCTTCGCTGCGTGACACGCGACGGCAATGCGGCGCCGCGCCTCTCGTACGCCTACCCCGAGACGCGGGAGCTGGTGATCTCACTCTTGCGCGAAATGGCGAGCTATCCGGTCGACGGCGTGGCGCTGCTGTTCAATCGTCGCCCGCCGCTGTTGGAGTACGAGCAACCGCTGGTGGAGGGATTCCAGGCGCAATTCGGCGTGGATCCCCGCACACTAGACGAGCGCGACGAGCGCTGGCTGCGATATCGCGCCGAATTCCTGACCACGTTCATGCGCGAGCTGCGCACCGGTCTGGACGCGACGGACAAGGAGTTGGGGCGCAAGCGCCCGACCCAGATCTCGGCCGTGGTGCTGAGCAGCGAAGCGGAGAACCTCTACCGCGCCATCGACCTGCGCACGTGGGTCGCGGAAGGCCTGGTGGACACGGTGATTCCCTACAGCTCGGCGCCGAACCTCGACAGCGGCGCCGAAGCCTGGGGCGACCCGGAGTCGATCGAGTTTTTCATAAATCTGGTGAGCGGCACCGACTGCGTGCTGGCGCCGAACCTGATGCCGCGCTACGTGCCCCCAGCCGAATTGCGACGCGGCGCGCGCCAGCTCTACGACGCCGGCGTGACGCACTTCTTCGCCTGGGACGCGGTGGTCCTGGGCGGGCGGGTGATGTTCAACGACTACTGGGACGCGCTGCGCCGGCTGGGCCATCGCGACGAGATTGCGGCCTGGAGCGACGCGGGCGAGCCGTCGCTCGGGTCGACCACCATGCGCCTGCTGACGCTCGGCGACTGGGACATGTCCTACGCCACGCCGGGCTAG
- a CDS encoding family 10 glycosylhydrolase: MAGVEHDRYADRWLASDPVYLTDLDRCEPAAALVDVPALRHWRKLTYSTDDLEGTMLLAGPQTAAPTVTYPLEASGWHAISVGLVRCHAGGHHARYSELEVRLTDDQVSTMLTLPSLADHYPDEPMPEHREVAELFWKCAELDGQQLELGQPAARLKSGDEHASFACGAVHVAYIKLVPLTDDEAADVEADRQRADTKRLFAHNDSHGPHWVWRLTTADETRREIEPYRDTDFSRMYWEAGGGDEVRYFSKIAHIPTIEEVQDFNRRGDRLHAESWRIFRDAGIDPFAVAVEHTHELGMEFHAAWRVSGFHYPPPIDHNSFGDTFYDRHPEWRGEDRRGRRTPIMAYTYEGVRQFAVSLFREMTKYPIDGVCPLFNRRLPLVEYEPPLVEGFKREFGADPRELDERDPTWLAYRSRVLTQFMRELRQAMDDVSREQGRSTPIAVSAVVEGTEAANAFFGCDLKTWAQDGLVDTLIPYVSDLESRGSVAPWSDARELDYFLDAVDGTSCLLAPNVMPRRMSPEDFRRRAATIYGAGVEHLFFWDCAGGHGRANYRPMWNAVRRLGHVDEVLAWSRDGEPELGWISSDLRSVGAWSTAYADAG; encoded by the coding sequence GTGGCTGGGGTTGAGCACGACCGCTACGCGGACCGATGGCTCGCCAGCGATCCCGTATACCTGACGGACCTGGACCGCTGCGAGCCGGCAGCGGCTCTGGTTGACGTTCCCGCATTGCGGCACTGGCGCAAGCTAACCTACTCCACCGACGACCTGGAAGGCACGATGCTGCTGGCCGGCCCGCAGACCGCGGCGCCGACCGTCACCTATCCGCTCGAAGCGTCGGGCTGGCATGCCATTTCGGTTGGACTCGTGCGATGCCATGCCGGAGGCCACCACGCCCGGTACAGCGAGCTCGAGGTTCGGCTCACCGACGATCAGGTGTCGACGATGCTGACTCTCCCCTCACTGGCGGATCACTATCCGGACGAGCCCATGCCGGAGCACCGGGAAGTGGCGGAGCTGTTTTGGAAATGCGCGGAGCTGGACGGGCAACAGCTCGAGCTGGGCCAGCCGGCGGCCCGCCTGAAGTCCGGCGACGAGCACGCGTCGTTTGCCTGCGGCGCGGTGCACGTGGCGTATATCAAGCTCGTGCCGCTGACCGACGACGAGGCGGCCGATGTCGAGGCGGATCGGCAGCGAGCCGACACCAAGCGACTGTTCGCGCACAACGACTCCCACGGGCCCCATTGGGTTTGGCGGCTGACGACGGCGGACGAGACTCGCCGCGAGATCGAGCCCTATCGCGACACCGACTTCAGCCGCATGTATTGGGAAGCCGGGGGCGGCGACGAGGTCCGCTACTTCTCGAAGATCGCGCACATCCCGACGATCGAGGAGGTGCAGGACTTCAATCGCCGCGGCGACCGGCTCCATGCCGAGAGCTGGCGCATATTCCGCGATGCGGGGATCGACCCGTTTGCCGTCGCGGTGGAGCACACCCACGAGCTCGGCATGGAGTTTCACGCGGCCTGGCGAGTTTCGGGGTTCCACTACCCGCCGCCGATCGACCACAACAGCTTTGGCGATACGTTCTACGACCGCCACCCCGAGTGGCGCGGCGAGGACCGCCGGGGCCGGCGCACGCCGATCATGGCCTACACCTACGAGGGTGTGCGCCAGTTCGCGGTTTCCCTGTTTCGCGAAATGACGAAATACCCGATCGACGGCGTGTGTCCGCTCTTCAATCGGCGTCTGCCGCTGGTGGAGTACGAGCCGCCGTTGGTGGAAGGATTCAAGCGCGAGTTCGGCGCCGATCCGCGCGAGCTGGACGAGCGCGATCCAACCTGGCTGGCCTATCGCTCGCGCGTCCTCACCCAGTTCATGCGCGAGCTGCGGCAGGCGATGGACGACGTAAGCCGCGAGCAGGGGCGGTCGACGCCGATTGCGGTGTCGGCCGTCGTCGAAGGCACCGAGGCCGCCAACGCCTTCTTTGGCTGCGATCTCAAGACCTGGGCCCAGGACGGCCTGGTCGACACACTGATTCCCTACGTCTCCGACTTGGAATCGCGCGGCTCCGTGGCGCCCTGGTCCGACGCACGGGAGCTGGACTATTTCCTGGATGCGGTCGACGGCACGTCGTGCCTGCTGGCGCCGAACGTGATGCCGCGCCGGATGAGTCCCGAGGACTTTCGCCGACGGGCCGCCACGATCTACGGCGCGGGCGTCGAGCACTTGTTCTTCTGGGACTGCGCGGGCGGCCACGGACGCGCGAACTACCGCCCGATGTGGAACGCGGTGCGGCGCCTGGGCCACGTGGACGAGGTGCTGGCCTGGAGCCGCGACGGCGAGCCGGAGTTGGGCTGGATCTCGTCCGACCTGCGAAGCGTGGGCGCCTGGAGCACGGCGTACGCCGATGCCGGGTAG